GCCCGAAGGCATCCCAGGGTGCCAGAAAGGGGGTGGGTTTTTCATCTTATCTTCACCACCCGCACGGGTGACGAACTTTTATCCTCAGGCACGATAAAATAAACACCTGCAGGCAAGTCACGACCCAGATTATCATCTCCGAACCAGGTGATACTGGATTCATGATTCAGAATACAAGATTCAAGATTGAAAGACTTAACAACCCTGCCTGAAACATCATAAATCTTTATCATGTATCCCGTATCGTGTATCCTGCATCTGATATGGACATTGTTCCTGAATGGATTAGGGTAGACCCACAAACTTTGATGATGATCATCAACCTTTATATCTTCATCTCCTTCGTCCTCCGCAATCCAAACCTGTCCACCATTTGTTGTCTTACGTATCATCCCACCCCTACCAACAGCATAAACAACGTTCGCATTGATTGCCTGTATATCTTCATAACCATGCCAGGTCAAAGAATTAATCGGAAACCAACTTGTCCCACCATTAGTCGTCTTCATCATCATATGGTATCCACCAGGTCTGAATACCGCATAACCAATGAGATTATCTGCAAAGGATACACCAACTGCGGGAACAATACCACCACCAAGACTCTGGCCAGTCCAGGAATTTCCGCCATTAGTGGTTTTTATCATCTTGTATTGACCTGTACTGCCCATCAATCCTGATATATAACCAATCTGTGAATTCTCAGGAAAATCTATTGCGTAGAAATTTGCTGAAGATGGTGCATAGTTTTCAACCCAGGTCTGACCACCATTAGTGGTTTTATATACAAGTCCAACTGCACCACCATAAGAAGGTGTGGCACCCGCAACTGCATAACCAGTATCCGCATTAAAGAAAAATAAATCCTGGATTGCCCGATAAGTATTATTATTAGGAATGGTTTGACTTATCCAGTTATCACCACCATCCGTAGACTTCATTATCACTCCACCAGTACTTCCCAGTCCAGCAATGTAACCAATTTGCGAATTTATGAATTTCACTGCATACAGGGTGGCTGTAGTATTTGAATTTTTTGGAGTCCAGACATTACCACCGTTGGTTGTCTTGAAAAATGTTCCATTAGCACCAACTGCAAAACCGAGTTGATTATCAAGAAAATCAACATCATAGAATACCTGCCCGGTTCCTGTTGTTTGCTGTACCCAGGTTGCACCTCCATCAGTTGTCTTGCATATATATCCTGCATCGCCAACCGCATAACCAACCTGGTCGCTCTCCGGAAAATCAACAGCCCAAAAAATTCCTTCAGGACCTGTATTTAAGAAATTCCAGGATGTGCCCGCATCCGTAGTTTTCAAAAGTTGGCCATGGCCACCATTCTGGTCATAGACATATCCTGCAGCATAGCCAGTCTGTGTATTGG
The DNA window shown above is from candidate division WOR-3 bacterium and carries:
- a CDS encoding YCF48-related protein is translated as MKIGIWFGMFLIVSFVHSANLPWTWQNPLPEGNEYTDVCVINENIIFVVEEEAGTILKTTNGGLAWDVSFTPYPDSQPGYYELYGIDFPDSLTGYAVGNFWGSNWNTTYHAVILKTTNQGATWTFQYLGAQNTWLMDVDFPQGNNQVGYAVGRNGMILKTTNGGQNWVQQNSGTTYELLAVHFPVDANTGYVVGGNRTTTPVILKTTNGGSNWNSQTSPANVTYWDVCFIDNQNGYAGGYTLGSGGNGTIIKTTNGGSTWQQIWYQQYREIYSVHFLNAQVGYAGGWAHSNSGWSGSFIMKTTNGGSSWTPVFLPKFMTYVLPIGFANTQTGYAAGYVYDQNGGHGQLLKTTDAGTSWNFLNTGPEGIFWAVDFPESDQVGYAVGDAGYICKTTDGGATWVQQTTGTGQVFYDVDFLDNQLGFAVGANGTFFKTTNGGNVWTPKNSNTTATLYAVKFINSQIGYIAGLGSTGGVIMKSTDGGDNWISQTIPNNNTYRAIQDLFFFNADTGYAVAGATPSYGGAVGLVYKTTNGGQTWVENYAPSSANFYAIDFPENSQIGYISGLMGSTGQYKMIKTTNGGNSWTGQSLGGGIVPAVGVSFADNLIGYAVFRPGGYHMMMKTTNGGTSWFPINSLTWHGYEDIQAINANVVYAVGRGGMIRKTTNGGQVWIAEDEGDEDIKVDDHHQSLWVYPNPFRNNVHIRCRIHDTGYMIKIYDVSGRVVKSFNLESCILNHESSITWFGDDNLGRDLPAGVYFIVPEDKSSSPVRVVKIR